The DNA region GGTTGCAGCCGGGGTTGGCGAAGCCGGTCAGCACGCAGGGGATCCAGACATGTTTCAGGATCGTGCCCTCGGCAGAGACACCGTTAACGATGGGGGGCTCGCCATAGACTTCCGTTGCGGCGGCGATGATGCTCTGGCTGATGTCTTCGCGGGCGGAGATCTTGTAGGGCTCCTCCACGCGCGGTTCGCCGATCACCTCGATATTGTCGAAGCCCTGATCCTTCAGGTGTGCCTTCAGCTTGGCCATCGCCTTGGCCGGAGAGATATTGGGGATCAGGCGGAAATCCATCCGCACGCGGGCCTCGGACGGCACGATGGTCTTGGTGCCGAGGCCGGTATAGCCGCCGGTGATGCCCTGGATATTCGCCGTCGGCTCATAGGTCCGGGCGCGCAGGGCATCGACCCCGTCTCGACCCAGGGCAAAGGCGTCCACGCCCATCTCATCGCGCAGCATATCAAAGTCGATCCGCGCGGCCTTGTCCTCCAGATAGCCCATATCCTCCGGCGTCGGCTCATAGAGCCCCTCCGCCCAATCGGGGATCAGGATATTCTTGTCGCGGTCCATGATTGTCGCCAACGCGTGGACCAGATCCCAGACCGGGTTCGGCACCAGCGGTGCGTTGAGGGAATGGACGTCGGTGCGGGGCCCGCGCGCGACCAACTCCACGAATAGCACCGACTTCAGGCCGAGGGAGACGTCGGGCACATCCACCCCAATCTCCAGCGAACCGTCGAGGCAATGCATCCCGTCGGCCTCCAGCATCGCGGCATTCTTCTTGGCCCAGGGACCAAGGTTGGGTGATCCGATCTCCTCCTCTCCTTCTATAAGAAGTTTGAGACCCACGGGCACTTCACCGCGCACCGCCAGAAACGCCCGCGCTGCCATGTTGAACGCCAACACGCCGGATTTGTTATCCGTCGCCCCGCGCCCATAGAGCACGCCATCGACCACCGCTCCGGACCAGGGGCCGCCGTGAGTCCAGGCCTCGATCGGTTCGGGCGGCTGGACGTCATAATGGGAATAACACAGCAGCGTCTTGGCAGATTTCGACGGGATTTCGCCGTAGACGACGGGCGGGCCTTGCTCCAACTCATGGAATTCCGCCGGCAACCCGTCGCGGTGCATCATGTCGCGGATCAGCGCGGCGCAATCCCGCAGTCCGATATCTTGGGCCGAGACGGAGGGTTGCTGCACAAACGCCTGCAAATCTGCCACGAAATCATCGGCATGGGCGTCGATGTAGTCATAGATGTCCTTCATAGCGGGTGCTCCTGTGACAGGTCCCAGGCGTTCAGGCGCTGGCCCGATAGCGCCGGGTCGCGGGTGGTGGCGAGGTGGGCGAAGGCGGGCGCAAGGCGCGCGGGGTCGATCCACTGGGCCTTCAGCTCAGGTGGGTAATTCGCCTCCGACATGGGCGTGCGCATCGGCTTGCCCGGCGTCACGGTGTGCGATGTGATGCCATGGGCCTCGCCCTCCATGGCGAGGCATTTGGAGAAGCCTTCCAATGCGTGTTTCGCGGCGCAATAGGCGGTTTCATCCACGAAGCCCTTGATCCCCGATTGCGACGACACGAAGATCAGCGCACCGCCGCCCCGCGCCTTCATCCCCGGCCAGACCGCCTGCGACAGCTGAAACGCCGCCTGGATGCCCACGTCCAATGTGGCGCGGAAGGTGGCAAAACTGACCTCTTCCAGCGGCTCGGGGCGCAGGATGGCGGCATTGTGGATCAGCGTGTCGATGGGGCCGCCAATTTGGTCAAGCGCGGCCCGCGTGGCACTGGCATCGGCAAAGTCCACCTGAATGAACGTCCCATCGGGGTCGGCAGGCATGTCACGGTCCATCAGGATCAGATCAGCGCCGTCGGCCGCAAAGACCCGCGCGATGCCCGCGCCAAGCCCGTGGGCGGCCCCAGTGATCAGCACCCGTTGGTCGGCCAGGGCAAGCATCAGACCGCGCTCTCCATGTCGAGGTCTTCCCACTTGCGGCTGGCCGTTGAGGCGAACACCGCATCCACCACCATCTGGTTGCGCAGCCCGTCCACGAAACTCGCCCCCCGTCGCAGCCCGCGATCCTCGGCGATGGCCCCGCACAGCTCTCGCAAAGCCGCGAGGACGGAGACGTTCCAGATCCCCTTGTTCAACCCGTCCAGCGCGGCGTTGGGATCGTCGACGCTGATATCGTCAAAGCCCTGACCGGCGCGCGCGAAATACAGTTTCTCATCGCCGTTGGACAATGTGATCGTGCCCTTGGTCCCGAAAATCTGCGTCTCGTTGCCCATATTGGCGGCGGCGACACCGCTCATGAAGACCTGCGCCAGCGCGCCCGACTGCATTTCCAGCGTCATGTGCGACAGGTCATCGGAGGTCGCGGTCCAGGGCTCTCCGGCGTCCTTGCAAACGCGATCCGGCACGATGGTCAGCGCTTGCCCGATGACGGATGCGGGCTCCCCCAACCACCAGCGCAGCAGGTCGATCTGATGCGAGCCATTGGCCCCCATCCGCCCGCCGCCCATCGCCGCATCGGACCACCAGTCGCCCTTGGGACGCGACGCCGGATTGGCCCAGGACGCGCCGATGTTGGTGATATTGACGTGGCGGATATCGCCCAGTTCTCCGCCATGGATCAGCTCTGCGATGCGCATCCGTGTGGGGTTGAAGCGCAATTCGTGGTCGATCATGTGAAGCCTGTTGGCCCGGCGTGCGGCGTCCAGCATCTGACGCGCCTCGCCCGCATTCATCGCGGTGGGTTTTTCGCACAACACATGCGCGCCCTTGGCAATTGCGGCGAGGGCCATGGGAGCATGCATGATTGTGGGCGTGGCGATGCAGACCAGATCCAGTCGATGGGCGTCAAGCATCGCTTCCCAATCATCATAGACCGCCTCGATCCCGTGGGGTTCTGCGGCGGCCTTCGCACTGTCCATACGGCCTGACGCCAGCGCCACGACCTGCGCACCGGGGATGTGGGCAAAGGCGGGCAGATACGCGTCCCGCGCGAAACTTGCGCCGATGATGCCGACGTTGATCATGATGTCTCCTTCGGGGTTGTGAGCGCGCGGACCTCGTCAATGGTGACGGTCGCGCGGCGGGCGGAGGCAAGGATGCAAGCCTCCAGCATGAACAGGGATTGCAGGTGATCGCGGCCCGTGCATTCGGGCGTGGCCCCGCGCAGGATGGCGACAAAGCGGTCCAGCAAAGCGGCAGCATCCGTGATCCAGGCCTCATGGGCCGGCAGGTCCACAGGCGTCAGTTCCGGCTCCATCCGTTTCGCCCAGGCCAGATCGCCGAACATGGCCCGTTGTACGACGATCCCTTCGGACCCGTCGGTGCGCCAGTTGAAATTCATCGGCTCATGGCCCGACTGCCACGTGCCTTGGTAGGTGATGTGAAAGCCGCCCTTAAATCCGATCAGGGCCGAGACGTTGGTATCGCCTTCATACATCGTCCAAGACGGGTTGGCCGTGTGGGCCTGCACATATTCCGGTTCCACCCCGTGGACGTAGCGCATCAGGTCAAAGTGATGGATCGACTGCTCCCACAACATCGGATGATCCATCGTCAGCGGGTAGGAATTCAGCCAGTCCTGGGTGCCATCGCGCCACCTCTCATAGATGAACCGCCCGAATTCCGGCGTGCCGATCGCGCCGTCGGCCAGGAGCCGCCGCTTTTCCTGCGTCACCGCAAGGTAGCGGAAATTCAGCCCGACGATCAGGGGCACGCCCGCCTGCTCGGCCATCTCCACAAATCGCGCGGCTGTCACGACGCTATCAGACAGGGGCTTTTCGGCGAGGACCGCGAGACCATGGGTACAGCAGGCCTCAATTTGTGCCTCCCGCCCGCGGGGAGGTGTGGCCAGAAGGACGGCATCGGCGGCGGTGCCAATGATGTCTGTAATGTCTTTGCCGATGGGTAGCTTCGGGAACTGCCTTGCGGCCGCAGAGCGTGCGGATGGGTCAGGATCACATAGCGCAACGATCTCGACATCCGGATTGGCGCGGGCGACCTTGATCCAGGTGAGCGCCCGCGCGCCAAGGCCCACGATGATCAGGCGAATGGGGGTCATGGTGTCACCCCCTCGGGGATCAGTTGGTCGAGCGCCTGGGGAATGTTTGTCCAGGGCACCGCATCAAAGACACTCGGGACGCGGCTGGCCATGGGCGGACGGATTTGGGCGTGGGGCGGTGCGCCAAGCCGGATTGTCGTGCCGGGCACGCGGTCCGCGATGGCGCGGGCAAGGTCCAGATCGCTCAGCGTCGGCGGTGTGCCCGCGTGCAGCACTTGCGGTCCGTCCGTCGGCAGATCACTGACGAAGGCCGCGATCCCATCCGCCAGATCGGGCAGCCAGGACCACTCGCGGACGGCGTCGGGCGTGTGAACGGTGATCACGCCCTCCGCCCGGGCCTGGGCAATCATGCGGGCCGCGAGGCAGAGGTGCTGACGTGTCTCTCGCACCGCCTCATGGGCTCCAAAGATATTACCCAAACGGAGCGATGCGGTCGCAAAGCCCGGCCCGGCGGCTGAGGTTGTCAGCAGTTCTCCGGCCCGTTTGGCAGCGCAATAGGTGCAGGTGGCGGTGGGGGGCGTCGCCTCGGTGAAACGATCGCCGTCCGGCGTGTCATCGGGCTCGAAGACGCCCATGGAGCTGACGAACAGGAACCCGGTCGCGCCTGCGTTTTGGGCGAAGGCAAGCGTCGCGGTTAACAGATCCATGTTGCGGCGGATATGCTCGGCGCGGGTAAGACCAAGTTGCTCGGGCGAGGCGGTGATCGCTGCGCCGTGGATCACGGACGTGACGGGGCCAAGGCCCTGGGACAAAATGCGGGGCAGATCACCTTCGATGCAGCGCACACCGTCAAGCCTGCGCCGGGTCTCTGCGTCAAAGGTCTGATCGACGGCCACGACATCCACGTCCCGGCGGTGCAAGGCAAGGACCACCTCAGAGCAGACGAACCCGCCCGCCCCGGTCACAAGGATGGCCCCCGCGTCACTCATCGGGTTTGCGGCCCGGCAAGGCGTACCGCCTCGGCAATCGCATCTGAATGGTCAGCGCCCAGTTCCGTGAATGGAGGACGCACGCGGGCCAGACCCTCCCGTCCGGCCTGCGCCGCCACGGCAGCCTTGATCGCGGGGATCAGAGGCACCCCTTCGAATATGGTCCGCACGGCGCTGACCTGCTCATGCAACGCGTCATGATCCGCGCCATTCAGCCCGTCAATCAGCGCACGGATCCCGCGCGGGTTCACGTTGGAACTGGCGCTGATGCACCCCGCACCGCCCGCCGCGACATTTTCGGGGATCAGCGATTCCGACGCGGAATAGGTGTCGATCTGTGGAAACGCCTTGATCACGGCGGCGGTGTTGTCCCACTTGCCGGAGCTGTCCTTGAGGCCTGCGATCTGATCTCCAAACGCCTCAATCAACCTCTGGATCAAGGGCAAGGTTATGGGCACGCCGGACATCTGCGGGATATGATAGAGGTAGATGCGCAGATCAGGACCGACCGCCTCGATCACCTGGGCAAAAGCGCGAAACACGCCCTCATCGCTGACGCCCTTGTAATAGAACGGCGGCAACATCAGCACGCCACGACAGCCCAGACCCGTCGCATGGGAGGACAGGGTAATCGTATCGGCAATTGCACAACATCCGGTCCCGGGGATCAGCTGCGCCGGGTCGATGCCGCTGTCGACCAGAGCCTCCAGCGCGGCCACACGCTCGGCCACGGTCAGCGAATTGGCCTCACTCGTGGTGCCAAAGGGAGCAAGGCCGTGAGCACCCGCGTTCAGAAGACCCGTCGCACGGGCCACGAACGCGGGCGTGTCGACGGACAAGTCAGCCGCGAAAGGCGTGATGGCGGGAACAAACAATTCGATCTTGCGAGACATCATGGAGAGGCTTTCAGAAGTGTGGATCAGGAAGGCGCCGCGAGGATCAGCGGCGGGACGGATTGAAACTCATCATCCTGTTGCGGTCCACCGCGCCACATCAAAACGCTGAAATGGCCGGGGCGCTCCAGCACGGTCGCGCCAAGGTGCCAGACCGTCGGCGCATAGATCACGCCCATCGTTCCGGGCATCAAAAATCCAAGTCCTTGATCGAGCAGCGGTTGGCCGGAGGCATCGGACGGGAACACAAGCACCGCATAACCCGCCACATCAATCGGCATGAAGCATTGGGCGGCATGGGGGTGGCGTTCAATCCCCGTGACCTCAACGGGCAGGGGTGAGGGCAGAACGTGATTGACGTGCAAAACCGGCGCGCTGCCCGGGGGGCGGATGTGCAGGGCATCGCTGTAGAACTGGCGCTTTCCCGGCGCGTCGGGTGGATGGATCAAGCGCCCGAACGGCGCAAACGCGGCCCCATCGGGGGGCTGGAGGGTGATCGCCCGGTGGCTCATGCAGAGGGTCCTGGCGGCACATTCATCCGCCAGTGATCGGCAATCTGGTCGCGCCCACAGACCCAGATATCGGGATGGCACGCGATGTGATCCATGAACCGCATCAGGCCCACCAGACGGCCCGGATGGCCGATGATCCGGCTGTGCAGGCCCACCGACATCATGCGCGGTTTGGCCTTGGCCTCGGCATGCAGGACATCGAAGCTGTCGATCAGGAAGTCACCGAAATCCCGGCCCAGAAACACATCACCCGACAGGAACTTGGCGTCGTTCGTGACCATCGTGTAGGGCACCACCAGATGCGGCGCGCCGTCGACGTCAGTCCAATAGGGCAGGTCGTCGTTATAGGCATCGCTGTCGTAGGAAAAGCCGCCATGGGCCGCCACCAGACCCCGCGTCGCGGTGGAGGCGGAATAGCGACAATAGTACCCCACAGGTGCGCGCCCGAGGGTTTGCGTCAGGCTGGCATGGGCTTTGGCGATCTGCTCGGCCTCAACCTCAGGGTCTAAATGGTAGTGTTCGATCCAGCGGTAGCCGTGGGCGCAGATGTCCCAATCGGTGGCCGCAATCGCGGCGGCGACATCGGGGGTACGTTCCAGCGACAATGCACTGGCGAAGACCGTGAGCGGCAGGTTACGCGCGCGGAACAGGTCATGAATGCGCCAGAACCCCACGCGGCTGCCGTATTCATAGATCGATTCAACCGCCAGATCCCGGTCCCCCTGAGGCACGCGGGAGGCGCGGACCTCGCTTAACGCCGCCTCCGATCGGCCATCGCCGTCGGCGATGGAATACTCGGACCCTTCCTCGACGTTGAGCACGAAATTTACCGCCAGTCCCGCGCCCCCCGGCCAGCGGATATCGGGAGGATGGGCCCCGTACCCCGCAAGATCCCGGGCGCGGTTCATCGGCTCACGCGGAAGGTGTCAGTCACGGGGACCCTCCACCTTGTTGAAGAAGCAGCACCAGTCGCCCTGATTCACATTGGGCAGCGCGCGCAGGCCAAAGAACATGCCACGGGCGGGCGCGTGGAGGGCCCCGACCTCATCGCCGAAGATGTTGATGATGCGGGCGATCTTGGTGCCGTTGTCCATCATCGTCAGGAAATCGACGCCCGGCTCGGGCAGGAAGATGCCCGAGGCGGGGGCAAGCAGAGCCTCCTGCTGGCCGATGGTCGCGTCCGTTGGATAAGTCGCCTGCCCGTCCAGCATGTCATAGTGATAACAGATGTTGAGGATGGATTTTGCCAGCTCCTCACCGACATAGCGGAACCGGTCTGGCGAGGTATAGCTGCGCCCGCCAAGCTCCACCGTGATGCCGACCTTGCCCGCGTTGTTCATCGCGGCCATCGGGCTGCCGGCCTTGGTGAAGTTGGACATGATGCAGCCCCAGCCCTCGCCCATCGCCTTGGCGAGTTCTACGCTTTCGGGCCGCTCGTCCACGAAGATCGCTTTATCAAGGAAGCTGTGGGCGCCGCCGGAATGGATGGAGATTTCCAGATCCGCCACGTCCTTCATCGCCTGCCAGTGGGCGTCCGCCACGCGGTCACTGAAGTAGCCATCGGGCTTGCCGGGGTAGATCCGGTTCATGTCATAGGTGAACGTGTCCAGCGGATTGCCCCGCTCCGCCGCGGAGAACGCCAGCGGGTTGACGCAAGGCACCATCACGACCGTACCGCGCAGCTTGGCGGGGTCGATTTGCTTGACGGCGAGGGCGCAGGCCAGAGGTCCCTCCGGCTCATCGCCATGGATGGCGGCATTGACCCAGAAGGTCGGACCCGCGCCCCCACCGTTGATTACGACCACGGGGATCTCTACCTTGACGCCGCCCGCCAGGTCACCCGCCGGGATCGCGCCGCGCACGGCCTCTCCGGGGCTCGCGGTAGCTGTGCCAACCGTTACACGTTCGCCGGACGAGGTGCTCATACTGCCTCCGCCGCGCTGTCTTCCCATTCTTTCAATTGCGCGGGCGTGTAGACCTGCATGAACTCGATCTCGATCCCGCCCGCGTCATTGTCCAAAAACGCGACCCAGCCTTCCGGGTGTGCGTGGCTGCCTGTTTTCTTGCACGCCTTGCATTCTCGCAGGGATGCGCCTTGTGCCTGAGCGTGGGCCAGCGCGTCGTCAATATTGTCGACCTCATAACAAATGTGGTGCAGCCCCTCCGCCCCGCGTTCCTTGATCCAGGCGTCAAAGCGCCCACCCTCTTGGGTCGACTGACACAGCTGATATTCGATCCCACCCAGATAGAAGAGCGCGACCTTGTTCCCGGACTTGGGAAAGTGCGTGATTTCCGTGTCAGCGGGCACGTGGAGGAACTTGGCATAGGCCGCCAGCGCCTTCTCTGCGTCGTTCACCGCAAAGGCCATATGCTTGATACTTTTGACGTTGGGGTTGTCAGATTTCACGTTCATCTGTTGCGTCCTCTATTCGGCAGGTTGTTTGTGCTCGGCGCGGAAACTGTCGACGACGGCGGCCATGCGGTCCATCGCGACCTCGATCCGGTCGACCGGCTGTGTCATGGACATGCGCACGAAATCATCGGTGTGATCGCCGTAGATCGTACCCGGATACATCATCACCTGACCCTCGGCCAAAAGCCGTTCGCAAAAGGCACCGGCGGTGATGCCAAGGCCAAGGCTGGCCACGTTGGCGTAGACGTAGAACGCCCCTTGCGGCTCCGCGTAGGTCATGCCGATGGCGTCCAGGCCCTTGCAGATCGCGGACCGTCGCCCATCGTAGGTCTGGCGCATGTCCTC from Jannaschia sp. CCS1 includes:
- a CDS encoding Gfo/Idh/MocA family protein, yielding MINVGIIGASFARDAYLPAFAHIPGAQVVALASGRMDSAKAAAEPHGIEAVYDDWEAMLDAHRLDLVCIATPTIMHAPMALAAIAKGAHVLCEKPTAMNAGEARQMLDAARRANRLHMIDHELRFNPTRMRIAELIHGGELGDIRHVNITNIGASWANPASRPKGDWWSDAAMGGGRMGANGSHQIDLLRWWLGEPASVIGQALTIVPDRVCKDAGEPWTATSDDLSHMTLEMQSGALAQVFMSGVAAANMGNETQIFGTKGTITLSNGDEKLYFARAGQGFDDISVDDPNAALDGLNKGIWNVSVLAALRELCGAIAEDRGLRRGASFVDGLRNQMVVDAVFASTASRKWEDLDMESAV
- a CDS encoding NAD-dependent epimerase/dehydratase family protein, which translates into the protein MSDAGAILVTGAGGFVCSEVVLALHRRDVDVVAVDQTFDAETRRRLDGVRCIEGDLPRILSQGLGPVTSVIHGAAITASPEQLGLTRAEHIRRNMDLLTATLAFAQNAGATGFLFVSSMGVFEPDDTPDGDRFTEATPPTATCTYCAAKRAGELLTTSAAGPGFATASLRLGNIFGAHEAVRETRQHLCLAARMIAQARAEGVITVHTPDAVREWSWLPDLADGIAAFVSDLPTDGPQVLHAGTPPTLSDLDLARAIADRVPGTTIRLGAPPHAQIRPPMASRVPSVFDAVPWTNIPQALDQLIPEGVTP
- a CDS encoding succinylglutamate desuccinylase/aspartoacylase family protein; this encodes MSTSSGERVTVGTATASPGEAVRGAIPAGDLAGGVKVEIPVVVINGGGAGPTFWVNAAIHGDEPEGPLACALAVKQIDPAKLRGTVVMVPCVNPLAFSAAERGNPLDTFTYDMNRIYPGKPDGYFSDRVADAHWQAMKDVADLEISIHSGGAHSFLDKAIFVDERPESVELAKAMGEGWGCIMSNFTKAGSPMAAMNNAGKVGITVELGGRSYTSPDRFRYVGEELAKSILNICYHYDMLDGQATYPTDATIGQQEALLAPASGIFLPEPGVDFLTMMDNGTKIARIINIFGDEVGALHAPARGMFFGLRALPNVNQGDWCCFFNKVEGPRD
- a CDS encoding VOC family protein; translation: MNVKSDNPNVKSIKHMAFAVNDAEKALAAYAKFLHVPADTEITHFPKSGNKVALFYLGGIEYQLCQSTQEGGRFDAWIKERGAEGLHHICYEVDNIDDALAHAQAQGASLRECKACKKTGSHAHPEGWVAFLDNDAGGIEIEFMQVYTPAQLKEWEDSAAEAV
- a CDS encoding ureidoglycolate lyase, which translates into the protein MSHRAITLQPPDGAAFAPFGRLIHPPDAPGKRQFYSDALHIRPPGSAPVLHVNHVLPSPLPVEVTGIERHPHAAQCFMPIDVAGYAVLVFPSDASGQPLLDQGLGFLMPGTMGVIYAPTVWHLGATVLERPGHFSVLMWRGGPQQDDEFQSVPPLILAAPS
- a CDS encoding polysaccharide deacetylase family protein: MNRARDLAGYGAHPPDIRWPGGAGLAVNFVLNVEEGSEYSIADGDGRSEAALSEVRASRVPQGDRDLAVESIYEYGSRVGFWRIHDLFRARNLPLTVFASALSLERTPDVAAAIAATDWDICAHGYRWIEHYHLDPEVEAEQIAKAHASLTQTLGRAPVGYYCRYSASTATRGLVAAHGGFSYDSDAYNDDLPYWTDVDGAPHLVVPYTMVTNDAKFLSGDVFLGRDFGDFLIDSFDVLHAEAKAKPRMMSVGLHSRIIGHPGRLVGLMRFMDHIACHPDIWVCGRDQIADHWRMNVPPGPSA
- a CDS encoding M20/M25/M40 family metallo-hydrolase, whose protein sequence is MKDIYDYIDAHADDFVADLQAFVQQPSVSAQDIGLRDCAALIRDMMHRDGLPAEFHELEQGPPVVYGEIPSKSAKTLLCYSHYDVQPPEPIEAWTHGGPWSGAVVDGVLYGRGATDNKSGVLAFNMAARAFLAVRGEVPVGLKLLIEGEEEIGSPNLGPWAKKNAAMLEADGMHCLDGSLEIGVDVPDVSLGLKSVLFVELVARGPRTDVHSLNAPLVPNPVWDLVHALATIMDRDKNILIPDWAEGLYEPTPEDMGYLEDKAARIDFDMLRDEMGVDAFALGRDGVDALRARTYEPTANIQGITGGYTGLGTKTIVPSEARVRMDFRLIPNISPAKAMAKLKAHLKDQGFDNIEVIGEPRVEEPYKISAREDISQSIIAAATEVYGEPPIVNGVSAEGTILKHVWIPCVLTGFANPGCNLHAPDENIRVDKYILGIKYAAAIMEHFGRS
- a CDS encoding dihydrodipicolinate synthase family protein, with translation MMSRKIELFVPAITPFAADLSVDTPAFVARATGLLNAGAHGLAPFGTTSEANSLTVAERVAALEALVDSGIDPAQLIPGTGCCAIADTITLSSHATGLGCRGVLMLPPFYYKGVSDEGVFRAFAQVIEAVGPDLRIYLYHIPQMSGVPITLPLIQRLIEAFGDQIAGLKDSSGKWDNTAAVIKAFPQIDTYSASESLIPENVAAGGAGCISASSNVNPRGIRALIDGLNGADHDALHEQVSAVRTIFEGVPLIPAIKAAVAAQAGREGLARVRPPFTELGADHSDAIAEAVRLAGPQTR
- a CDS encoding Gfo/Idh/MocA family protein, with the protein product MTPIRLIIVGLGARALTWIKVARANPDVEIVALCDPDPSARSAAARQFPKLPIGKDITDIIGTAADAVLLATPPRGREAQIEACCTHGLAVLAEKPLSDSVVTAARFVEMAEQAGVPLIVGLNFRYLAVTQEKRRLLADGAIGTPEFGRFIYERWRDGTQDWLNSYPLTMDHPMLWEQSIHHFDLMRYVHGVEPEYVQAHTANPSWTMYEGDTNVSALIGFKGGFHITYQGTWQSGHEPMNFNWRTDGSEGIVVQRAMFGDLAWAKRMEPELTPVDLPAHEAWITDAAALLDRFVAILRGATPECTGRDHLQSLFMLEACILASARRATVTIDEVRALTTPKETS
- a CDS encoding SDR family NAD(P)-dependent oxidoreductase encodes the protein MLALADQRVLITGAAHGLGAGIARVFAADGADLILMDRDMPADPDGTFIQVDFADASATRAALDQIGGPIDTLIHNAAILRPEPLEEVSFATFRATLDVGIQAAFQLSQAVWPGMKARGGGALIFVSSQSGIKGFVDETAYCAAKHALEGFSKCLAMEGEAHGITSHTVTPGKPMRTPMSEANYPPELKAQWIDPARLAPAFAHLATTRDPALSGQRLNAWDLSQEHPL